The DNA segment GTCGAAGCCGGCGCCGATCTTGCGCAAAAAATCCGCAATGACGAGCGTCAAGAGCTTGAAATGGCCCTTGTACGGCAGGCCGAGCGGACGAACCGGCGCGTTTTCATCGATCCAGATCGACGCGGTCGTCACGAGGGCCTGCGCGGCGACCGCCGGCTCGTCCGCGAGGATCTCGACGACGTCGGCGATCATGGTGAGCGCATTCGGATCGCGGAGGGCCATCATGCCCTTCCCCTCGAAGTGGCGTGCTTCGATCTCGGCGGGTACGACCGTCGCGCGGAGCGCAGCCTGCCCGTCGTGGAGCTCCCACACGGGCGAGATCTGGATCCCGGACGCTCGTGTCTCCGTCCGGAGATTCACCGTGTGGAGCAGGAGCGCTCGCGCGTCGTGCATCAAGTGGTCGACGTCCGGGGTCGTGTAGCCCTCCGGAAGCTCGAGGAAGGCGCGGCCGGAGGTGGTATCGAATTCCATGCCCCCTTCTACCACGGATCCGCCGGGCTCCGCGCGCGGAACTTCACGGCGAAAGCACGAGCGGTTCACCGGAGCGCGCCTCGTGGCTCACGGCGACGACGGCGGCGCGGCTTCGAGCGCCAGCAGGGCGAACGTGGCGAGCCAATGCTCGCCCATGTAGTCGCCGGCCACGTGGGCGAGCCCCGCGGCGAGGTGCTCGTCGGCGGCCGAGAGCACGACGACGCGGGCCGGGTCGCCCGGCGCGAGCGAGCCCGCAATCGAACGAAAGCACCAGGCGCGGCTGAGATTGAGGCCGTCGAGGTGGGCGATTTTGCCATCCGTGCGGTCACTGACGAGGGCCGGCGTGAACAGGCCCGCCGGCTTTCGCTCGGCCGCTCGGGGCAAGAAACGCGCGAACCACGCGCGAAATTCGTCCGCCGGGAGCAAGCGGCGCAAGCACTCGGCCTCGACGAGGGTAGGCGAGAGGAAATCGTCGCCGCTGGGCTCCCAGGCCGGGGCCCCCTCGTCGGCCAGGTACCATCTCCGGGCGGTCAGCTCGATCAGCCGCGCCAATTCTTGATCGTTCGCGATCCCCGCGTAATCGGAGGCGAGCGCCAGGGCGAACGCCGTATTGGAATGCGTACCCGTCCGGATCGGATAGGTCGCCTTGGGCAAAAAGGCCTTGAACCGCTCGGCGAAGGCGCTCGAGAGCGGGCGCAGGACGTCGCGATGAGAGGCGCCCTCGTGGCGCTCGAGCTCCGCGCCCAGCATGAGGAGCCACGCCCAGCCATAAGGCCGCTCGAAGCCCCTGCTCTCCGGGCGGGCGAGATAAGCGACCTCGCCGGCGACCTTCGCCGGCGTCAGCATGCGAGAGACCAGGGCGCGGATGTCCTCCGCCGCGGCCATGTCCGGGAACCGCCGCAAGAGGCGCAAGAGCAGCCAGTAGCCGTGGACGCAGGAATGCCAGTCGAAGCTGCCGTGGAAGATCGGATGCAAGACCCGCGGCGGCAAGACATCCTCGTCGCCGGCCATGACGTGGTCGAGCCTGTACGGGTAAGGCCGGGTGACGTGGCCCAGCGCGAGCCGCGCGAATTTCGCGGCCAGCTCCGGACCGAGTTCAGGAGCGGAAGACGAGGACATACATCAGCACCGTATTGGCGAGGAGGACGAGGAGGGCCGTGGGCACCTGCGCCTTGATGACCCCATTTCGATCGGGCAGCTCCAGCAGGGCCGCAGGCACGATGTTGAAATTCGCGGCCATGGGGGTCATCAGGGTCCCGCAGAAGCCCGACAACATACCCACGGCGCCCATGATCACCGGATCTCCGCCGAAACGCTGGACGATGAGCGGCAGGCCGATGCCGGCGGTCATCACCGGGAACGCCGCGAAGGCATTGCCCATGATCATGGTGAAGATCGCCATGCCAAACGTGTAGGCGACCACGGCGGCGAACTGGCTCCCGTCGGGCAAAAGCGTCGAGGCCAGCTCTCCAATGGCGGTCCCGACCCCGGCGGCCGCGAAGACCGCGCCCAGGGCGGCGAGCATTTGCGGCAAAATGGCGGCCCATCCGACGGCGTCGAGCAGCCGGCGCCCCTCCTGCATGGGCACCTTCGGCCTCGCCCCGAGCATCGGCATGGCGATCGAAAGCGCGACGAACACCCCCAGGACGAGCGAGACCAGGGTCGCCTGCTTGGGATCGACGAGGCCCGCGAGCTCCGGCCGCTTGAACACGAACGTCCCCAGGAGCGCCGTCGCGGGGATCGCGAGGGCCGGCAGGAACAATTTGTTGCCGAGGCGGGAGGCGCTCGCGCGGCGCGCCTCGGGGTCACGCGCGGCAGGTGCGCCGCGGCCGAGGCCACCGATTCCCGCCGTGAGCACCATGGCGATGACCACGAACCCATGGACCACGTCCGGCAGGTGCGAGCCGAAGAGGAAACTCGAGGCGAACAGCCCCCAGAAGGTGGTGTTCTTCCAGCGCTTCGGGTTCTTCGCGTCGCGCGCGCCGAGCACAGCAATGGCCGCGAAGAAGACGCCGGCGATGACGTAGAGCAGCCCGAGCCCGATCATCGGCGGCCTTCGGCGATCATGCGGGCCAGATGCCGATCGAAGAGCATCATCTGGATTCCGTGGATCAACAAGGCGCAGAGGGCCGTGGGAATGGCCCAGACGGAGAGCTCGAGGGGCTCGACGAGGATCCCGTTTTGCGCGAGGAAGCCCTTGATCAGCAGGATCGAGGCGATGGCGATGAAGATATCCTCGCCGAAGAAGAGCGCGATGTTATCGGCCGCGGCGGCGTGGGCCCGCACGGACGCACGGACCTCTTCGGGGAGCGGACCGTGGTGGTGCTCGGCCGCCGCCTCGGCCATGGGGGCGATCAGCGGTCGCACCATCTGGGCATGGCCGCCGAGCGAGGTCAGGCCGAGGGCCGCGGTGATCTGGCGCAAAACGAAATACAGCAAGAGCAGCCGCCCGGCGGTGGCCGCATGAATGGCGCCGATGAGGGCCCTGGCCCGCTCCTGCAATCCGGCCCGCTCGAGGAGCCCGATCACCGGCAGCACCACCCAGACCACGCTCACGTATCGGTTCTCCTTGAACGCCCGGCCGAAGGTCGCCACGACCTCGAGCGGCTCCATGCCGCCTGCCACCCCGGTCACGAGGGCCGCCGCCGTCACCACGAGGAGCGGGTTCTGGCGGGCCATGAAGCCCAAGACCACCACGGCGATCCCTATCAGCGACAGCACGCGCCCTCCCGTCCGGCCGGATGCTCCGCGGCCGGGACGAACTCTAGCGGAGCCGGGAGGTTCCGCAATCGGGCAAATCGCCGGCCCGACGAAATCGAGGCCGTTCAGCGCGTGATGGGGGCCGTGGAGATCGTGAAATTGCCGTCGCCCAGGTATCGCTCGTAGATCACCGTCTTCTGCGGGTCGACCGCCTGCATCGCCGAGCGCGTGAACCCGAGCTTCGTGAGCAGGCCGATCGAGGCCGCGTTCGCGGGGGAGACGAGCGCGATCACCTTGCGGAGCCCGAACGCGCCGGCCGCGAGCCCGAGCACCGCCGACGCCGATTCGAACGCATACCCGCTGCCACGAAACTCCGGCAGGAAGGCATAGCCGATGTCGACGTCGGCGTATTGCTCGCGCTTCAAGAGCCCCGAGAGGCCGGCGAGCTCTCCCGTTCGGCGCAGCGCGACACCCCAGAGTCCGTGCCCGTGCCGTTCATAACTGACGATCGGCCCCTCGCGGAGGTACACGCCCGCGTCCTCGAGCGTCCGCACCCCCCGATCACCGATGTGCTCGAGGAAGTCGGGGTCGTTGAGGAGGCGGAGGATGAACGGCGCGTCCGCCGGGTCGAGGTTACGGATCGTGAGCCGTTCGGTCGTCGCGAGGGTGCCCGTCATGATTGCGCTCCTCATGAGAACGGATCCAACGCGATGTGTCGAGTTTCGGAGAGGCTCTCGGCCGAGGAGCACGTTTTTGACGCGTAATTTCGAGTACTTCGGTAGGCAGGGATTGTCCGTCCGTGGTAAGTCAACTGCCTGCGTGAGTTCCTCACGCGAG comes from the Polyangium spumosum genome and includes:
- a CDS encoding GNAT family N-acetyltransferase, with product MTGTLATTERLTIRNLDPADAPFILRLLNDPDFLEHIGDRGVRTLEDAGVYLREGPIVSYERHGHGLWGVALRRTGELAGLSGLLKREQYADVDIGYAFLPEFRGSGYAFESASAVLGLAAGAFGLRKVIALVSPANAASIGLLTKLGFTRSAMQAVDPQKTVIYERYLGDGNFTISTAPITR
- a CDS encoding DUF969 domain-containing protein — encoded protein: MLSLIGIAVVVLGFMARQNPLLVVTAAALVTGVAGGMEPLEVVATFGRAFKENRYVSVVWVVLPVIGLLERAGLQERARALIGAIHAATAGRLLLLYFVLRQITAALGLTSLGGHAQMVRPLIAPMAEAAAEHHHGPLPEEVRASVRAHAAAADNIALFFGEDIFIAIASILLIKGFLAQNGILVEPLELSVWAIPTALCALLIHGIQMMLFDRHLARMIAEGRR
- a CDS encoding DUF2891 domain-containing protein; amino-acid sequence: MSSSSAPELGPELAAKFARLALGHVTRPYPYRLDHVMAGDEDVLPPRVLHPIFHGSFDWHSCVHGYWLLLRLLRRFPDMAAAEDIRALVSRMLTPAKVAGEVAYLARPESRGFERPYGWAWLLMLGAELERHEGASHRDVLRPLSSAFAERFKAFLPKATYPIRTGTHSNTAFALALASDYAGIANDQELARLIELTARRWYLADEGAPAWEPSGDDFLSPTLVEAECLRRLLPADEFRAWFARFLPRAAERKPAGLFTPALVSDRTDGKIAHLDGLNLSRAWCFRSIAGSLAPGDPARVVVLSAADEHLAAGLAHVAGDYMGEHWLATFALLALEAAPPSSP
- a CDS encoding DUF979 domain-containing protein, yielding MIGLGLLYVIAGVFFAAIAVLGARDAKNPKRWKNTTFWGLFASSFLFGSHLPDVVHGFVVIAMVLTAGIGGLGRGAPAARDPEARRASASRLGNKLFLPALAIPATALLGTFVFKRPELAGLVDPKQATLVSLVLGVFVALSIAMPMLGARPKVPMQEGRRLLDAVGWAAILPQMLAALGAVFAAAGVGTAIGELASTLLPDGSQFAAVVAYTFGMAIFTMIMGNAFAAFPVMTAGIGLPLIVQRFGGDPVIMGAVGMLSGFCGTLMTPMAANFNIVPAALLELPDRNGVIKAQVPTALLVLLANTVLMYVLVFRS